A single genomic interval of Rhododendron vialii isolate Sample 1 chromosome 3a, ASM3025357v1 harbors:
- the LOC131321323 gene encoding putative disease resistance protein RGA4, whose translation MESLVIAAVEGIAEKVLPLAVEGANLAWGFKEELESLSKRFETAQILLNDAEKRQKMGTPTVQNWLKKLKVVTCEADDILDEYAYEVCRRKLENRIRNKVRNFFSLSNPLAFRLKMAYKVKNIHQSLDKLYKSATGELGLSPVKLTSSSSVEAPTVVQTHPYISESEIVGRGDDVTKVVEMLQSSESNDQNYTPVTAVVGMGGLGKTSLAQLVFNNPEVVKSFSDHRMWICVSDDFRVEMILNQMELSLGGTKLDESNTQGMVQKLKEKLGGKRYLLVLDDVWNEIPEKWETLLSALIGISGDKGSRILVTTRNYKVVNALQNSSVYPLSKLSPDDSWTMFCKRAFAAGGPRKTSYLEEVGKKIVERCGGVPLAVKAIGGLMYSKKLEHEWLKIQEESGLWNSLGSDNNVESALLLSFNHLPSASLKQCFAYCSLFQKDDNIVKDDLIQRWMAQGYLQPPQESNRLMEDIGNDYFCVLLWNSLLQDVKKDEYGNIKSCKMHDLVHDLALRVSNNYYCITSRSREVNDVPEVLHLSLFSGTGEGISIPKVRARRLRTLRLSGDLLHCELRKFKGLREIDLIDFGTENLPESIGKLKHLRYLNVSKTLINRLPDSLCKLYNLQTLNVSRSSEFKELPTDFCKLISLRHLYLKSPISLPIGIRQLTSLQTLPFFVVGQDEGRRIEELGFLTNLRGELGICGLENVANRAEAQKANLPCKPYIQVLSFSWSDEREEKINSDEDVLEGLLPHNSLKGLRITRFEGENFASWMMTPSPTLVLCNLVKINLMNCNKCKQVPSLGHLPCLEEVVIDEMKNLECIGAEFYGPISEGAAVFPSLRVLILRRVLNLVKWMGVDECAASVFPCLEVLEMEQCGKLITAPSHFPSIKELIIFSSRSQALEKMSSTITTLEHVQFYKASGPELNLVLERMLVKNKFLRKFSIAFCRDLSFLPSGLGNLSYLSEASLRYCSSLTCFPSGLYLPVSLENLQIDHCPKLMVANLVPNKPMSLKELTLTGFETLTIDWTRFLLSLTGLRSLVIGYFSTELDYFPWPDPFVAAAGEKEDEDEAITQQRNHLQYPLVSLESLTLRGRKSVKSLPEHLQHLTALKALELEHFRGLESLSEWLGNLSSLQSLSIRYADELMKLPEAEVMQRLTKLRSLYFYDCPLLKERCKKEIGPEWHKIRHIPSITIDDEELQSQDQLLANW comes from the coding sequence ATGGAATCTCTCGTTATTGCTGCAGTTGAGGGGATCGCAGAGAAGGTGCTTCCACTAGCTGTTGAAGGGGCTAACCTGGCTTGGGGTTTCAAGGAAGAGCTTGAAAGCCTCAGCAAAAGGTTTGAAACTGCCCAGATTTTATTAAATGATGCTGAAAAACGGCAAAAGATGGGGACACCAACGGTGCAGAATTGGCTGAAGAAACTCAAGGTGGTGACGTGCGAAGCTGATGACATTCTGGATGAGTATGCATATGAAGTTTGTCGAAGGAAGTTGGAAAACAGAATTAGGAATAAGGTACGCAACTTCTTTTCCCTCTCAAACCCGTTGGCGTTTCGTCTCAAGATGGCTTATAAGGTCAAGAATATCCATCAATCACTAGATAAACTTTACAAAAGTGCAACTGGTGAACTTGGTCTTAGCCCAGTAAAGTTAACAAGTAGCAGTTCTGTAGAAGCTCCCACAGTTGTGCAGACTCACCCCTATATTAGCGAATCTGAAATTGTAGGAAGAGGTGATGATGTAACAAAAGTAGTAGAGATGTTACAAAGCTCCGAAAGCAACGATCAGAATTATACCCCTGTAACCGCGGTTGTAGGGATGGGGGGGCTAGGCAAGACTTCCCTTGCTCAGCTGGTTTTCAATAATCCGGAGGTGGTGAAGAGTTTTAGTGATCATAGAATGTGGATTTGTGTGTCTGATGATTTTCGAGTCGAAATGATACTGAATCAAATGGAATTATCTCTTGGTGGAACTAAACTGGACGAGTCAAATACTCAAGGAATGGTCCAAAAGCTTAAAGAAAAGCTTGGTGGGAAAAGGTATTTGCTGGTGCTTGACGATGTGTGGAATGAGATCCCTGAAAAATGGGAAACACTCTTAAGTGCTTTGATTGGAATAAGTGGTGATAAGGGAAGCCGAATTCTAGTCACGACTCGCAATTATAAAGTTGTGAATGCCCTGCAAAATTCTTCTGTTTACCCTTTAAGTAAACTATCACCTGATGATAGTTGGACAATGTTTTGTAAAAGAGCATTTGCTGCTGGAGGGCCAAGAAAAACTTCATATTTGGAGGAGGTTGGTAAAAAGATTGTGGAAAGGTGTGGGGGTGTGCCGCTGGCTGTAAAGGCAATAGGAGGTTTGATGTACTCAAAGAAGCTTGAACATGAGTGGTTGAAAATCCAGGAGGAGAGTGGATTATGGAATTCACTTGGAAGTGACAATAATGTGGAAAGTGCTTTATTATTGAGTTTTAATCACTTACCCTCAGCATCTTTGAAACAGTGTTTTGCATATTGTTCACTTTTTCAAAAGGATGATAATATTGTAAAGGATGACTTAATCCAGCGCTGGATGGCCCAGGGGTATCTTCAGCCCCCTCAAGAAAGTAATCGGTTGATGGAGGATATAGGTAATGATTATTTCTGTGTGTTGTTGTGGAACTCTTTATTACAAGATGTCAAAAAGGATGAGTACGGAAATATAAAAAGCTGCAAGATGCATGATCTTGTACATGATCTTGCACTCCGTGTCTCAAATAATTACTACTGCATAACTTCAAGGTCTAGAGAGGTGAACGATGTTCCTGAGGTCCTCCATTTATCATTGTTTTCTGGGACAGGGGAAGGCATAAGCATTCCAAAAGTAAGAGCTCGAAGACTGAGAACCTTGCGTTTATCAGGCGATCTCCTCCACTGTGAATTGAGGAAATTTAAGGGCTTACGTGAAATTGACTTGATTGACTTTGGCACTGAAAATTTGCCAGAGTCAATTGGCAAGCTGAAACATTTAAGGTATCTCAATGTTTCAAAGACACTAATCAACAGGTTGCCTGATTCTCTGTGTAAGCTCTATAATTTGCAGACTTTGAATGTGTCAAGAAGCAGTGAATTTAAGGAGCTTCCAACAGATTTTTGCAAGTTGATCAGTTTGAGACATCTTTACTTAAAATCTCCAATTTCATTGCCCATAGGAATACGACAATTAACGTCTCTTCAAACATTACCATTTTTTGTTGTGGGACAAGACGAAGGGCGCCGAATTGAAGAGCTGGGATTCTTAACCAACCTCAGAGGCGAATTAGGGATTTGCGGACTTGAGAATGTGGCAAACAGAGCAGAAGCACAGAAAGCAAATTTGCCATGCAAGCCATACATTCAGGTGCTAAGTTTTAGCTGGAGCgatgaaagagaagaaaagattaACAGTGACGAAGATGTGTTGGAAGGCCTTCTACCACACAACAGTTTAAAAGGCTTACGCATTACGCGCTTTGAGGGCGAAAATTTTGCATCATGGATGATGACACCAAGTCCCACGTTGGTGCTTTGTAATTTGGTTAAGATAAACTTGATGAACTGCAACAAATGCAAACAAGTTCCCTCACTGGGGCACCTTCCTTGTCTTGAGGAGGTTGTGATAGATGAGATGAAGAACTTGGAATGTATTGGTGCTGAGTTCTATGGTCCTATTAGTGAAGGCGCAGCTGTATTTCCATCATTAAGAGTGCTCATCCTAAGACGTGTACTCAACCTAGTGAAATGGATGGGTGTAGATGAGTGTGCTGCATCTGTTTTTCCTTGCCTTGAGGTGTTGGAGATGGAACAATGTGGGAAGTTGATTACTGCTCCAAGTCATTTCCCATCAATTAAGGaattgataattttttcttCCAGAAGCCAGGCATTAGAAAAGATGAGCAGCACAATTACCACACTAGAGCACGTGCAATTCTATAAAGCCTCAGGGCCAGAGCTCAATTTGGTACTCGAACGAATGCTggtaaaaaacaaatttctaagaaaattttcaattgctttTTGCCGTGACTTGTCATTCTTGCCCAGTGGGCTAGGAAATCTTTCGTATCTCTCAGAAGCTAGTCTGCGGTACTGCTCTAGTCTGACATGTTTTCCAAGTGGGCTGTACCTCCCTGTATCTCTTGAGAATTTACAGATAGATCATTGCCCTAAACTAATGGTGGCCAACCTTGTTCCTAACAAGCCCATGTCCCTCAAGGAGCTTACATTGACTGGCTTTGAGACATTGACAATTGACTGGACCAGGTTCCTGCTCTCTCTCACTGGCCTTAGAAGTTTGGTAATTGGTTATTTCTCAACTGAGCTTGATTATTTCCCCTGGCCTGATCcttttgttgctgctgctggagagaaagaggatgaagatgaagCCATCACCCAACAACGAAACCACCTTCAGTACCCCTTGGTTTCCCTGGAATCCCTGACATTAAGAGGGCGGAAAAGTGTCAAGTCTCTGCCAGAGCACCTTCAGCATCTCACTGCCTTAAAAGCGTTGGAACTGGAACATTTTCGTGGGTTGGAATCTCTGTCTGAGTGGCTGGGAAACCTTTCCTCTCTTCAGTCTCTCTCTATTCGTTATGCAGACGAACTGATGAAACTGCCCGAAGCAGAAGTAATGCAACGCCTCACAAAGTTACGctctttgtatttttatgatTGTCCGCTTCTCAAGGAAAGATGCAAGAAGGAAATCGGCCCAGAGTGGCACAAGATCCGCCATATTCCATCAATCACGATAGATGACGAAGAACTTCAATCGCAAGATCAATTACTAGCAAACTGGTAA